The genome window cagaggagactctgccgaattttcggcagaagtctaaggcaatttaaggagaaattgaagtaagaagggtaaaaaggtcatttgtgcccgacattcgccaggtgtcggacacgtacaggacttggctcgaattctaaagtggaaattgggtcgggtcctgtcaatacagatctactacatcaaatggaaaatcccaactttcaagattcacatatCCAGACCAATCTAAATGGAATTGGTACAAACCTAGATGAATGAGcatgaatattcaacaaaacctaacccaaacacattaaagccaaaacgaatttaacacaaacccaaacaatcaaactataactcatttcacataatcccactgatattaacaaaataaccatCAACACTACCTTTTCGGGGTCGGCAATCCACTACagcttcaaggttgcaagcagTTATTCAGAAGACATAGCTAAAGGgaagggttcgcgattccaaaCAGAGACCAACAGATCGAAtaggggagaaagagataacGAAGCTACAGAGAACAACAGATCGAGTAGGGGAGAAAGAGTTAACGAAGCTACAGAGATAAACGGCTGCGCTATGacaaagagagcaaagagagagacagagagttgtgctagagagagagagagagagagagagagccaagagagaCCCACAAAGCTGTGATAGACAGCTACCAAAGAGAAAGCGAGTtgtgccagagagagagagctgtgtGAGCTaagaaaacagaacaaatttctgaacttgtgaaaaatcagcaataagggtacaataattttatatttataggtgatagttccaaatttttttaaaaagggtggtattttcagttacaattaaaaaattggtGGCATTTTGgctatttcccaaaaaaagaacTTCTGTGTATGTCCATCAAATTCCACCACGTCAGGTAGCACTCAAACCACCACCCACAACACGCTAACATtagactttctttttcttaaacaaTCTAAAAACTGTGCGgtagtgaaaaataaataaaaaccaaaacaaacatCCCAATCCAGCAATCATCGTCTCTCGTCCCCTCTGCTGCTCTTCTTATTCCTTCTTTCATTCTCGACACAAAACCAGAACCAAAACGCcaaggaaatataaaagagAGAAGTGAGagtgggtggtggtggtggtggtggatggCAAAAACCAACAAGTTCACGTCCATAAACTTCAACCACATCTACGAGAAAAACCTCTCCACCAATTCCAAACCCAACGCCAATAGCAAAGgcccttctccttcttcttcttcttcctcctacTCTGCCATTTCTTCACCCCACAACAAGACCCATGGCCGCATGCTTGTCCTGACCCGACCCACCCCCAAATCCATCTCCAACCCACCGCCCCTTTCGCCTCAACCTCAACCGCAACAGCAACCGCAGCAACCCCATCTCCAATCTCCATCTCAACAAACCCAGCAGCTACCCGATCAGATCCGGGCTGATCCTCGTTCCGATGCAATCTCGCTTCGTCCTTTAGGCCGAACCGGTTCAAGCCCGCCCATATTGTCTCCGGTTCCGAGGCACAAGGAAGCTCCGGGCTTGATATTGTCGCCGAAACCGGACAAGTTCGTGCCGCCTCATCTACGGCCGGGTTTTGTAGCGAAGGAAGAGCGCCCCAGACCGGTTCAGAAGCATTTTGGAGCTCCGGTTCAGTATGGGGAAGATGGCTGGCCCAAGTCGGGTGGTGGGAATGATAGGATGACTCGGCCGAGATCGAGCGGGAACCGACCGACTTCCAGTGGATGGTAATGGCTTTCTTCCCAATTTCTCTCATTTCTAGCTCTTCTATGTTTAGTGCACTAATCAAATTatagttttttaaatttttgtgggtTGTCTTTTGATGTAAATTACAGTGTTTCTtcgtgattttattttttgtttttgtgttttctaaTGGATGGTTAGGTTGAATAGTTTGCGGAGGAGGATTTGTTCTCATTTCTGTTAACATGATTTTATTACTAATTATAGAAATCCTTAATGGGTTTGaacttttaagaaaaaaaatggggCTGCATGTGTTCTTATCCATCACTTGTTTTGTGTAATGATTATGAGATTATGAGGATTCATAAATATGTTACTACAGTTTTACTTAAAATAgttgttgatgcgaaaaagtggtttgacacgtggttcgcccaacttagtaaTATTATGTCTTcagaagggagttagtcttcggaagatcaagttcctgcaaaagga of Prunus dulcis unplaced genomic scaffold, ALMONDv2, whole genome shotgun sequence contains these proteins:
- the LOC117613221 gene encoding protein ALEX-like → MAKTNKFTSINFNHIYEKNLSTNSKPNANSKGPSPSSSSSSYSAISSPHNKTHGRMLVLTRPTPKSISNPPPLSPQPQPQQQPQQPHLQSPSQQTQQLPDQIRADPRSDAISLRPLGRTGSSPPILSPVPRHKEAPGLILSPKPDKFVPPHLRPGFVAKEERPRPVQKHFGAPVQYGEDGWPKSGGGNDRMTRPRSSGNRPTSSG